A region of Allocoleopsis franciscana PCC 7113 DNA encodes the following proteins:
- a CDS encoding PAS domain S-box protein, translated as MDSVLQQLLSLRQIEYLVVDRQLNILETSLGVKKFADFPQEVKPTKPLCLGFPELVGVEDILIAILEGRKDSFELKGIGRLSVQGHPLYVDLYVLKPQNTQDLGNRLVVFVEDVTERMVLEQKLVQRSNEVSLLLEAWDSSNEYLNKIIQSLANALLVTTRSGIIKMVNQSANNLFGYSKEELMGTQISKVIVESNLLLEASQRYFLAQEFSRDIEVVGLTKQGTQVAIAFSCSAIQTNRENIPDYIYVGRAISKR; from the coding sequence ATGGATTCTGTCTTACAGCAACTATTATCTCTTCGCCAAATTGAATACTTGGTTGTGGATCGGCAGTTGAATATTCTAGAGACATCATTAGGAGTCAAGAAGTTTGCTGATTTTCCTCAAGAAGTAAAGCCAACAAAGCCCCTCTGTCTTGGTTTTCCAGAACTGGTGGGCGTCGAAGATATTCTAATCGCTATCCTGGAAGGACGAAAAGATAGTTTTGAGTTAAAAGGGATTGGACGTTTATCCGTCCAAGGTCACCCATTATATGTGGATCTTTATGTCCTTAAACCTCAAAATACGCAAGATTTAGGGAATCGGTTAGTGGTCTTTGTTGAAGATGTTACTGAAAGAATGGTTTTAGAACAAAAATTAGTTCAGAGATCGAATGAAGTCAGCCTTTTATTAGAAGCGTGGGATTCTTCTAATGAGTATTTAAATAAAATTATACAGTCTCTGGCTAATGCTTTGTTGGTAACGACTCGCTCAGGGATTATCAAAATGGTCAATCAATCGGCTAATAACTTATTTGGATATAGCAAAGAAGAATTAATGGGTACGCAAATTTCTAAAGTTATTGTTGAATCTAATTTATTATTAGAAGCCAGTCAACGCTATTTTTTAGCACAAGAATTTTCGCGGGATATAGAAGTGGTCGGTCTAACCAAACAGGGAACACAGGTGGCGATCGCATTTTCCTGTTCAGCCATTCAAACTAATAGAGAGAACATCCCAGATTACATCTATGTGGGTCGGGCGATTAGCAAGCGCTAG
- a CDS encoding FHA domain-containing protein, with amino-acid sequence MPTQPNQNHLLIIEDEKGRREFPLEEAVYSLGRDPSSDIRLFSQFVSRHHATLVRRQREDGSHYYQIVDGNLKGKPSANGLLINGRKLQAHDLVNEDEIVFGPQVSAKYYLLRQNTNPTGPLDEFDITLISPGMIDEFED; translated from the coding sequence ATGCCTACACAACCCAATCAAAACCATTTATTGATTATTGAAGACGAGAAGGGACGTAGAGAATTTCCCTTAGAAGAAGCCGTGTATTCTCTCGGCAGAGACCCCAGCTCTGATATCCGTCTATTCTCTCAGTTTGTTTCTCGCCATCACGCTACTTTGGTGCGACGGCAGCGCGAGGATGGCAGTCACTACTATCAGATTGTGGATGGGAATCTCAAAGGGAAACCTAGTGCCAACGGACTTTTGATTAATGGTCGCAAACTACAAGCCCACGATCTTGTAAATGAGGATGAGATTGTCTTTGGTCCTCAGGTGAGTGCCAAATACTACCTACTCAGACAAAATACCAATCCAACGGGGCCACTCGATGAGTTTGACATTACCCTGATTAGTCCTGGGATGATAGACGAATTTGAAGATTAA